TCAATATCGGACCTATTTCACAAATTATCTTCATACAGTTTTAGTGTTTGATAACGAATCAATGAGAGCATGCCGACGCCGGGCCAGCATCGACGCACCGATATGCGCTTGCGCCCAGTGCTCGACATCAATCGTACGCACCGATTCCATCGCCTCCCGAATCAACGGAGTCGCCAGGTCGGCGATGAAGGCAGGAATCGCAAGCAGCAGCTTGCCGATCTCCTTGAGTGGCCCCCTGGCGGTGAAGCATTTGTATTTCCCGAAGACCGATTCGATGATATCGGAGGATGCCAGCCAGACATTATCAGTCGGGATCTTGGCGGCTTCCACTGCCACCTTCGCGAGCATCTGTTGGGTAAAGGCCGCCGTGCGTGGGGTGAGCGTTGACTGCGGTGGCAGCGTGGCCTGGAGTGATTCCTGGGAGCCCCGCTGGAGGCCCTTGGATTTGAGGTGCGACTGAATCAGCTTGGATTGCGCCATCATTTGCGCGTAATCCACCAGGTCATCCCGGTAGGACAGTAGCCAGGCAAAGCCGTCAAGGAAGCGGCTGTACCCAGCGTCCGCTTGCTGCCAGAACACATCGTCGAGCGTATCACTCTCGAGGTCTGAGTGTGTCTGCAGTGCCTGGCAAAAAGCCGCCCGGTCGGGATAGCGAATGCCGACGATGGCCCGCAATGGGTGCGCCCGGGCGGCGCCGAACCGCGCGCACAGGTGCTCCCATGCCGGCCACTTCAGGACGTATTGCGCGCGGATCGCGCTGAAGTCGCCGCGATCATGGTAGGCGAGGAGCCGTTGTGCCCACCGCACCTGGACATCCAGATTCATGAAACGCGCCTTGAGGCGCTGCCGAGGCGGCAGCAAGAAGGCCAGATCGGTCTGCTGCAAGGCTGACCAGGCGTTGCGACAGTGCGCCAGCAAGGACTCCCAGCGCGCGTCCCGGCCCATCTCGGCCTTGAGCAGCGTCGCGATCAGATGAGAAATATCATAAGTATAGACGCAGGCAGTGGCGTGCTCCTGAAACAAGGCGATGCCCTTGCGCAGGTCGCTGCCGTGGTCGGCAACGATCTGGACCGGGGGACCGGTGCGTTGCGCAACGCGCCTGAGCACGTTCGCGACCCACGCCCCCGTGCTGTGTGTGGTGATCTCCACGGCCAGCACCTGCATGGCGCCGTGACCCGGACTGTAACCGCTCCGAGCCAGTGCATTCACCGGAATACCCAGGATTACCAGGCACTTGGATGCCCCCAAGGCGATGGTATGATCAGCGACGTAGATCCAATCCGTGCGCCATTCCGGTTGGCGATTGAGGATCGCGAGACCGCAGCGATAGATCCAGTTCAGCACCGTGGTGTGGGCTGGCGCCGCCACCGGGAATGTCGCGCCGAACAGATTCAAGACCCGCGCCACGCCGCGACTGCCAAGCCCCGCGTGCAGATACAGCCGCATGGTCAACTGCATGACCATGACCGAATAGTGATGGCCGACCGGCGGGGACAGCGCAAGCTGTGGTGGCTCATCCACTGGTTCGTCAGCCGCCGGCGCCGCGGCCTCTTCGGCGCCCGTTCGCCCACGCTCCGCCTTTAGCGCACGCGCCTTCCACTGCGCGCGGCTGTGCTCCAGATCCCGAATCTTGACCTCCGCGGCCCGCAGGCGCTGCTGCCGCTCCAACGCTTTCGCCTTCCAGGCATCACGTGACCGCTGGAACAGGTTGGCCAGACGGCTCACTGGGCTCTTGAATGCGTTCATCACGTCGTGCGCGCTCCGGCAAGGCGGTCAGATCACCGCGCCAGTAGGCTGGCCAACCGTTCGCCGTTTGTCAAGGGCTGGGCATGAGCTAGTGTCGCACCGTCATCGTACCCACCCGAGCACAGAACCGACAGCCGGGCCTTCCCGGCAACACGCTTCTTGCATGGGCTTTTCAGCGCCTTTTTGGGTCAGATTGAACATCCTACCCCGTTGGTATCCGATGCGTTCGACAGAGGTGACGTAAGGCATGGTCTTGTTGCACTCCAGGATAGTGAGTTCCTGCCAGAGCTTGTTCTCCAACTCGGGAGGCAGGCGCCTCATCCAGTCGATGACGGCGAACAGGTCGATGATCCACTGGCGATCCCAGTCGCGCTCGTAGAGCAGCCGGGCGAGGCGCCATTTTGCCGCATAGCGGCGTTCGGTGTCGCCGCGGGTCTCGCGGGTGAGCAGATGCGCGGCGGTGACCAAGGCGAGGGGGTTGGGGATTTCACGGGTAGAGGCGCTTGGTCTTGATCCCGGCCAGCGTGCCGAGCGCGCGGTCGCCGGTCCGCGCAGCGGACCCTACGGGCGCGCAGCCGCAAGGCGTCCGGTACGGACCGCACAGTGTCGGGTGTCGTGTTGCTTCGGTGGAAACCCGAGGTTGCCGGATTCAGTGCCGACGCAGCCAGATGTCCAGGTCCACGAGGGAGTTGAAGTCCAGAAGGTCTTCGCCAAGTGCTTCGACTCGCTCCAGCGGCAGGGCCACGATTTGATCCTCGGTTTCCTGAGCAAGCGGGCCAAACCGGCGCCGAAGCAATTTTTGCACGAGGGCACCGGCCTCCTCTTGGCGCCCCCGCTGATACCCGATGCGTTCGACAGAGGTGACGTAAGGCATGGTCTTGTTACACTCCAGGGTGGTGAGTTCCTGCCAGAGCTTGGTTTCCAACTCGGGAGGCAGGCGCATCATCCAGTCGATGACGGCGAAGAGGTCGATGATCCGCTGGCGATCCCAATCCCGTTCATAGAGTAGTCGGGCGAGGCGCCATTTTGCCGCATATCTGCGCTCGGCGTCGCCGCGGGTCTCGCGGGTGAGCAGATGCGCGGCGGTGACCAGGGCGAAGGGGTTGGGGTCTGCCAACAGGCCTTCCAGGCGGGGCGCGTAATCGAGGAGCTTGACCAGCGGGTACTCCAGGACGTGCCGACAGCCGAACAGGTCCCAGCCGAAGGCGCCCGGACGCCAGTTGGGACTGTCGTCCGCGAGCACGGCGAGACTGGCGACGGGGCGGTCGTAGCGTTGGAAGATCCGGCAGTTGTAGGTGAACATCCGCTAGGCGAGGAACTCCGGAAAGTGGTGCTCCAGGGCGTTCTTCCAGGGGGTGTCGTTGTCGGTTGCGGGGGTGGGCTGGTCGGGGCGCTCGGCCATGGTTGAATCTCGGGTTCGTCGATGCCTTGTGATCATGGTGCCGGACGCTGCGTTGACGGCGAGGGCGATGGTCCGCACAGCGGACCCTACGCGGCGCCGCGCCCGTAGGGTCCGCTGTGCGGACCACTCAGGCATCCGCCGGCACCATGGCCAGAACGGGCTTGGGACCGGACCCCAGGCGGCTGCTGCCCGGGCGCACGAAGCGCCAGCTTGACCTCCAGCAGGCCGGGGGCGGCGAGCCAGGCAAGCGCATTGAGCCGGTCCTTGATCAGGGCGTCCTCGATCTCGGCTATGTCGCGGGCCAGGTCTTCGTCATGACCGGGGCCGCACACGCAGAGCGGCGCGGATCGCCCCCGGGTCCACTGCTCCGCCCTCGCCCGCCGACGCCCAGCCATTGCGTCGCTGCGCAAGGTGCGCAAGGTGCGCACGGCGCACCCTACCCCGATCGTCGGCCGCGGGCGCAACGACGATCGAGGCCGCGGTGCCCAGGGCCCGTCCTGCCGCCGGTCGCGCACAAAAAAGCGGGACCGGGCAAAGGCCCAGTCCCGCTTTGAATTCCCCGGCCTTCCCTGGCCGGCACCGATCAGATCAGTGGAATTGCTCTTCTTCAGTCGACCCGGTAAGCGCGGTGACCGAGGAGTGACCGCCCTGGATGACGGTGGTCACGTCGTCGAAATAGCCGACACCGACCTCCTGTTGATGGGAGACGAAGGTGTAGCCGCGCTCGCGGGCTTCAAACTCGCGTTCCTGAACCTTCTCGACGTAGTGCTTCATGCC
The DNA window shown above is from Candidatus Thiodictyon syntrophicum and carries:
- a CDS encoding DUF4351 domain-containing protein — translated: MFTYNCRIFQRYDRPVASLAVLADDSPNWRPGAFGWDLFGCRHVLEYPLVKLLDYAPRLEGLLADPNPFALVTAAHLLTRETRGDAERRYAAKWRLARLLYERDWDRQRIIDLFAVIDWMMRLPPELETKLWQELTTLECNKTMPYVTSVERIGYQRGRQEEAGALVQKLLRRRFGPLAQETEDQIVALPLERVEALGEDLLDFNSLVDLDIWLRRH